The sequence CCCTCCGAGGAATCGCCACCCGAGATCACACGCTGCACGGTGCCGTACGAGACGCCGACCAGGTCGGCGATCCGGCGAAGCGAGCTTCCGCTCGTTCGGAGACGATGGATGCGATCCTGCTGTTTGCGATCGAGCACCCGCGGTCGTCCCGGCCTTCGGCCTCTCTTTCGCGCCGCTGCCATCCCGTCCCGCGTACGCTCGCGAATCAGATCCGCCTCGAACTCTCCAACGGCACCGAGGACACGGTAGAGGAGACGCCCTGCCGCCGAACGCGTATCGACCGATTGGTCCAGACAGACCAGGTCCACACTCGCCGCATCGAAAGTGTCTGCGAGATCGCAGAGGTGCCGAGTGGAACGCGCCAGCCGATCGAGCTTCACGCAGGCGACCACTTCGATCTCATGTCGCCGAACCGCTGACAGAAGCGCATCCAGCGCCTCTCGCGACGTGCAGCGGCCCGATCGCCGATCAACGAACTCGACCGTGTCCATGCCGGTGCGCCCGGCCCATTCACGCAGCCGGTCGAGCTGCGCCTCGGGGTGCTGATCGCTCGTGCTGACCCTGGCGTAGAGAGCTGCCCTCGCCATTCGTGAATCCTCCCATGATCCGAAAACGGTCGTTTGTTGACCGCTGATCGGGTCCATTCATAGCAACGTTAGTCCGGGTCGTTGCGGTGCAGGGCGTGGGGGAGGGCGGAGGGGGTTTTGGATCAGAGACCGGGACCGTCGGGTGAAACATGGGGTGCTGGGGGGTTGGCCAGATTGCGGGCTTCACATGACTTCCCGCTCAGGCCGGTTTCGGGAATCGCCATCGGCGATCTCATGCGATAGCTCCGGGCCACGGCTCGAAGCTGATGCGATAGCCGTCGTCGCCGTAGCGGCGATTAGTTGACCTTCCCCGAGGAACAGTTGAACATGCAGGCTCGGCACAGGCGTTCACTTCACATCCTCGACGCAGGCTGTGACGCCGATATGGCCAGCCAGATGCGGTACAGTCCCTTCTTCGTTGAGCCCCCCACTGGGGCATGGAACGTGCCATGAGAGCCACCTCGGTTTCGCAGGCTACTCCGCGACCCTGCCCCCACCCCCCACAAGGAGTCCCTCATGAACCAGCCGACAGCCACCGTCGTCGGGGCGCTGATTCTCGGTGTCGCCCTGGTGGTCGGTGCGTACCAGATCGCGGCCCCGCTCGAATCGGCCCGCGAGCAGCTTGCGGGCATCCAGACGGCGATGGAGACGATCGCCGAGAACCCGCCGACGGCCGTCGCGGCCCAGCCCGCTGCGGCTCCCGCGCCCCGGCGCAGGGGGCCGGACCCGGCAAAGCAGCACGAGATCGCCGTGGGCAACGCCCCCGTGCGCGGCTCCGCGCAGGCGCAGGTCACCATCGTCGAGTTCTCGGACTTCCAGTGCCCCTTCTGCAAGCGCGTGACGCCGACGCTCGACAAGATCAAGCAGGAGTACGGCGACAAGGTCCGCATCGCCTTCAAGCACATGCCGCTCGCCTTCCACCAGAAGGCGATGCCCGCGCACCGGGCGAGCGTGGCTGCGGGCGCGCAGGGGAAGTTCTGGGAGATGCACGACGCGATCTTCAAGAACCAGTCGAACCTCTCCGAGGCCGCCTACGAGGGCTACGCGAAGGAGCTGGGCCTGGACGTGGCGCAGTTCAAGGCGGACATGGCCTCCCCGGCCTCGCAGAAGCAAATCGACGCCGACAAGAGCGAAGCCGCGACGCTCGGGGTGACCGGGACGCCGAGCTTCTTCGTCAACGGCTACTTCCTCTCCGGGGCGCAGCCCTACGAAGCCTTCAAGGCGAAGATCGACCGGGAGCTTGGCGACGCGGCGTGAATCCAGCGCGGGCGACAAGCGGGCGACAAGAATCTACTCGGCGGAGTCCTTGTTTTTCGGGGACTTACGACGCTTCGTCACGGGTTCGAGTCCCGTTGGGGACGCCACCATTCTCGCAAGTACTTCAGTCACGTGTGGAGCTTCAGGGCGCGAGGGAGGCCACGGAACTTCAACGCCGGCAGAGCTTCATCGCGGGGTCCGTTGGTTCGTGGCATCCCTATCGCTGCGAGCAATCGTGTACTGCTTGGCGGCGCCAGCGGCCGCTGCTACACGCGCCGCGATCGGCGTATGCGGTGGAGCAGCGGCACGAGAGCCACGAGTTCGAAACCCAGGCCACAAGCGGGCGCGGGAGCCTTTTCGATTCGTCATTCCACGTCGGATTGCTGCACTGAGGGTCGAGGCCGTCGGCAAGTCCGTCGCCGTCGTTGTCGATACCGTCGTCGCATTGGGGCGGCAGAACGACGACCCAGCCTTCAAAATCGCCTGTAGGATTCGTGCCGTGCCCCGTGATCGTTCGGCCGTCGGCCGAGACGTCGGTCGCTCTAAAGATGCTCCATCCGGTCAGGTCGAGGCCATAGTGGTTCTCGAGAAGGTCCTGAAGGTTGCGGGCACCATTCGTCCGATCCCAGATGAATGCGCCGGCCGGCGAGCCGGTCTGTCCGACGGCCAACGAGCCGAAACGAGAGACAGCGAGCAGATGTCCAGCAACCGGAATGAAGCCGTCTCCTTCGGTCCATGCGAAGTTCCAACCAACGATGGTGCCTCCGTCGGGCGAGATGTCTTCGATGTGGTCCGAGCCGAATAGCTCCATTCCCGTCGCGGCCGTCCACCGAAACGGGCCGGCTTGCGTGGAGCCCACGATGATGCTCCCATCGGCGGAGACAGCTGCGCCCCTGCTCCAGGCATGCAACGTAGGGATCGTGCCGAGATTCAATAGGCCATCCGCGT is a genomic window of bacterium containing:
- a CDS encoding recombinase family protein produces the protein MARAALYARVSTSDQHPEAQLDRLREWAGRTGMDTVEFVDRRSGRCTSREALDALLSAVRRHEIEVVACVKLDRLARSTRHLCDLADTFDAASVDLVCLDQSVDTRSAAGRLLYRVLGAVGEFEADLIRERTRDGMAAARKRGRRPGRPRVLDRKQQDRIHRLRTSGSSLRRIADLVGVSYGTVQRVISGGDSSEGRVG
- a CDS encoding thioredoxin domain-containing protein produces the protein MNQPTATVVGALILGVALVVGAYQIAAPLESAREQLAGIQTAMETIAENPPTAVAAQPAAAPAPRRRGPDPAKQHEIAVGNAPVRGSAQAQVTIVEFSDFQCPFCKRVTPTLDKIKQEYGDKVRIAFKHMPLAFHQKAMPAHRASVAAGAQGKFWEMHDAIFKNQSNLSEAAYEGYAKELGLDVAQFKADMASPASQKQIDADKSEAATLGVTGTPSFFVNGYFLSGAQPYEAFKAKIDRELGDAA